gatctttccctttcatttcacaggaacagtcacacaaccttcagtccaagatcacatcccagtttgctgaactgcaccagattctcactgggaaagagcagcgcgtactggcagatatccgggaggaagagaagaagattctaaatacaatggagaaaaaacttgaagagattgaagagaatttaaattccattgaggAGGATCTCTTAaagttgcagcaacagatggatcaaaaggacagtgtggtgtttctgaaggtgagaggTGACACTCCAGTTTGGCTAGGGAaagtgcacagtcacaaaatggtgggggatatttctgagataaatgctgcatttgccactaattgagaactgggtaaatgctctgtctgttccagagctgtgctgctgttgttcccaaactaaatggCCTCCCGTATAATCTGCGGGATCTCGGCACTGCCTGCAGTCTCCTTGGGATGAGTTACTGTGATCCTGTCACTGAGATAGCGAATGTTTGATATTTCCCTGAAAAGATGGAAAATCTCCAGGAAATCAAAAGATCACGTGGAAAGTTTGTCCTATGTTCCCCTTTAGTGGGAAAGAATTACGCGGCGTTAAACCGATCTGTTGAAGGCTTGCTCTCGGATACACTTCATCAAGTCCTGTGATTTACCCACCTTAACATGCCTTGAGGTCGCCAGCACTTAAGgggacctatcctatcctatcctaattATCCCTTTGCTCTTAAAGGAACCTATTATCCCCCTAGTTATTATTTTGCTGTTAATACACTTGTAGGATCTCTCGGGCAATATCCAATATTTGTCTCTGTGAcgatgacaataaatgctgggcaaTGGAACATTTCTGGGGCTTGTTGTGATTTGTGTGAAACTCCTGTTTTCGGGATGTGGATGTCCCGTCTCAGTCTgctcagatttgtgttttatttcttgcaggatgaagctgggaggaagaggaggtaggtctgcacctgagctggaatggaaccaatgtcctagggggagtgtttgctagtgctgtcggggaggatttaaactaatgtggcaggggggtgggagcaggagcagagagacagaggggtgtaaaattagggtagaagcaacaggtagcaaggtgaaaagtaaaagtggcaggcagacaaatccagggcaaaaatcaaaaagggccacttttcaacataattgtataaggggtaagagagttgtaaaaacaagcctgaaggctttgtgtctcaatgcaaggagtatacgtaataaggtggatgaattaaatgtggagatagttattaatgattatgatatagttgggattacggagacatggctccagggtgaccaaggctgggagctcaacatccagggatattctatattcaggcgggatagacagaaaggaaaaggaggtggggtagcattactggttagagaggagattaaagcagtggaaaggaaggacattagcttggaggaagtggaatcgatatgggtagagctgcaaaacaccaaggggcagaaaacgctagtgggagttgtgtacaggccacctaacagcagtagtgaggttggggatagcatcaagcaggaaattagaaatgcgtgcactaaaggtgcagcagttataataggtgacttcaatctacatatagattgggtgaaccaatgctgaggaagaggatttcttggaatgtttgagagatggttttctaaaccaacatgtcgaggaaccaacgagagaacaggccattctagactgggtattgagtaatgaggaagggttagttagcagtcttgttgtgcgaggccccttgggcaagagtgatcataatatggtagagttcttcattaggatggagagtgacaaagtcaatacagaaacaagtgttctgaacttaaaaaaaggtaactttgagggtatgaggcgtgaattgtccaagatagactggcgattggtgctgaaagggttgacggtggacatacaatggaaggcatttaaaggtcgcatggatgaactacaacaagtgttcatcccagtttggcaaaagaacaaaccaggaaaggtagtgcatccgtggctaacaagggaaatcaaggatagtattaaaacaaaagatgaagcatacagattagccagaaaaagtagcataccagaggactgggagaaattcagagtccagcagaggaggacaaagggcttaattaggaaaggaaatatagattatgagggaaaactggcaaggaacataaaaactgactgcaaaagcttttatagatatgtcaagagaaaaagattagttaagacaaatgtaggtcccttgcagtcaaaaacaggtgaattgatcatggggaacaaggagatggcagaccaattgaacaaatactttggttctgtcttcactaaggaagacataaaccgtctgccggaaatagcgggggaccgggagtctaatgagatggaggaactgagggaaatccaggttagtcgggaagtggtgttaggtaattaaatggattaaaggcagataaatccccagggccagataggctgcatcccagagtgcttaaggaagtagcctcagaaatagtggatgcattagtgataatttttcaaaactctttagattctggagtagttcctgaggactggaaggtagctaatgtacccctactttttaaaaagggagggagagagaaaacggggaattatagaccagttagcctaacatcggtagtggggaaaatgctagagtcagttattaaagatgtgatagcatcacatttggaaagtggtgaaatcatcggacaaagtcagcatggatttaccaaaggcaaatcatgactgacgaatcttatagaatttttcgaggatgtaactagtagagtggataagggagaaccagtcgatgtgttatatctggactttcagaaggccttcgacaaggtcccacataggagattggtgtacaaacttaaagcacacggtattgagggttcagtgttgaggtggatagaaaattggttggcggacaggaagcaaagagtaggaataaacgggtccttttcggaatggcaggcagtgactagtggggtaccgcaaggctcagtgctgggatcccagttatttacggtgtatattaatgatttggacgagggaattgaatgcaacatctctaagtttgcggatgagacgaagctgggtggcagtgttagctgcgaggaggatgctaggaggctgcagagtgacttggatagattaggcgagtgggcaaatgcatggcagatgcaatataatgtggataaatgtgaggttatccactttggcggcaagaacaggaaagcagagtattacctgaatggtgaccgattgggagaaggggagatgcaacgtgacctgggtgtcatgatgcaccagttattgaaagcaagcatgcaggtgcagcaggcagtgaagaaagcgaatggtatgttggcattcatagcaagaggatttgagtttaggagcagggaggttctgttgcagttgtacagggccttggtgagaccgcacctggagtattgtgtgcagttttggtctcctaacctgaggaaagacgttcttgccttagagggagtacagagaaggttcaccagattgatccctgggaaggcgggactttcatatgaggaaagactggatagattgggcttgtactcgctggaatttagaagactgaggggggatcttatagaaacattcaaaattcttaaagggttggagaggctagatgcgggaagattgttcccgatgttgggggagtccagaaccaggggtcatggcttaaggataagggggaagtcttttaggaccgagatgaaaaaacatttcttcacacagagagtggtgagtctgtggaattctctgccacagaaggtagttgaggccagttcattggctatatttaagagggagttagatgtggccctttttgctaaagggatcagggggtatggagagaaggcaggtacgggctactgagctggatgatcagccatgatcatattgaatggcggtgcaggctcgaagggccgaatggcctactcctgcacctattttctatgtttctatgtttctatgacatgctcttgactgaaatactgcatgtttgtgtgtatcAGCTCAAAGAAATTGTTGAGGCTCAGTTTATCACCAGCTGCTAAATACTTGCAGGGTTAGTGATGAAGATAAAGCACTCACAGTGGCAGACGgtgccttgccgattgaaaaATTCGATCACCACTTTTTGATGAACACgctgtggagagaaacatctgTCATTAAGCGAGGTAAAACATGTCCAGTTTCCTCTCTTCTTGTTTATAACGCCTTTTAGTAACACAGATGCAAACATTGCCGATAGAAATTGTATTCGCCTCTaacacctcctatggcagctagcTCTCTGCCACCCAGTGCCTGAAAACGTTGCCGTTCAAGAACATTTTAGACTTTCCCTTCAcaacttaaaccgatgccctcgaaGTTTAGAAGACTGCATCTCCCATTCCTCAGTCTGTTGGCCCAGTTCATTTTGACCAGTTTaatcttagacaaccttcttcactctccatgATGTCTCATGAATATTagtctcatccacaaacctgctagACATGCCACCCACATACACGTCATTTATCTAATCATTTGTATAAATAGGGACCAACAGTGGActcagcattgagcattgtggtacaccacttgcgacaggcctccagtctgaaaaacaactctgCCTCCCACCTTCCAGCCACATGTTTATTTATTCGCTATCTACCCTGGATTCCATTCGTTCCATCCTTCCTGATCAGCCGACGACAGAGGTTGCTGCTGTCAAATTGCtaatcatacctcctacattcacatccaagccttagaaatataacataaacagcagtgAACATCCGAGATGTTCTGCCCCAGGAGGTAGTGATAGGTCAGATTATTGGCAATAGGCAAAGTGAACACAGATGGATATTTGAAGGATCGAGAAATTGGCAGTTATGGAGAACTCACATagaacaggaattggtgccatcttagatcagtcaggatcacattgaatggcggagccggTCTGAGGAGTGGAGGCTACTCCTGCTATTTACTTGTGATCTTTAGTTTTTTCATACCTACAGCATGATAATCCTTACACAAAGTTGAATGCGGCAAAGATTGACAATACCTGTCTCTGGGACAATGATTTTGCTGTGCGCGGTGAGATTGAGTGGACTAGGCCTGTTTACTCGAGAGTTCAGGTGTAttagaggagatctcagtgaaacacagagtttttacagggctcagtgggctggatgcagggaggatggttcccctgtctgAGGGATCTCTAGTAAGCTGGCaccctctcagaatgtgggctacACCATgcaggacagagataaggagacattactgcacgcagagattggggaacgaccctgcaccagtggctgtggagactcagtcattcagtgctcttggacctgagagccatggttgtacattacagagtccGACCCTGACCATTTTTTTCCCAGCCACATTacatcggcattcttctgcacctcacctacTTAAGTGCCTCAAATATAGTGATGATATCTCATTCCACCCCCTGCTCTAtaacatgttccagatatcacccgctctcagtgtaaatcttgtttgtttgttcctgaactacagccaaaacggtacacgatagcgtgacgattttaagcccaccttactcagcgtcatccttttggtgctaatggaagaagtttcattgaaatcggtgttatatttttaaagttattcgcattttcatgtttaaatctatctcctagggagggaggggggaggtgggagggagggaggaggagggaagaaaaaagtggggttgagggggatggaatggagggacggggagagggagggaggagagggtgctgtaccaatgcaggagaggtttgggcccatcgggtccacttgttccagtaaaacctaaatctcagatccACTTTCAAATTCCTTGCTTTCTATATAAACCAGCACTCTCGTGAATTGATTTCCCTGCAtccgaataaggtttagataattaccctgcatcctgctgcagactttgacaaccttccccgctatccacaatttttgcttcctccacaaacttactaatcacacctcccacattcacatccaaaccatgatcatataacataaacagcaaaggttgcagcgccgATCTCTGCTACACATCaccagccacagacctccaagcagaaaaatcatccttctaccgataccttctacctccaaccaccaagccaattttggatccatttcaccagctcgccttggatcccacctgccttcgctttctggaccagccttgcacgcggaacattgtcaagtccctcagtgaagttcatatattggtttacaatgagatcagtgtgttagttgtacacacccatcaaatccacccgtgaatccgctctctttcatcgaccccacaaccacaagtctccacccgTTCTGcccaacacccgatcattcaacctctgcttccttccatggtccaagccacccctccctctctctcaccctccactcatagaaacaggggcaggtcatctggcccctcgtgtctgccccctttcactgtgatcatgatgaccccaccacccacctctacctcctctttaacaacctcaaattaccgctaacctcaatatcctcttgctccgatctgcctccatatgtgagtagcctcccccccccctcccttcgtttctccttcaccaccgcaatctcgcaatcctcctcactctccacacccgtcctccccgtccaccctcccccacctcacgaaattcccctctccatccccggattaaaaactccgggggagatgtctgttgtccccccgatgtggtcgtgggtgaaaccccgggcagggtttcagttgtccgcccgcctgtgcccgaggccgagcggcctctccccgggtcccggggccgcgctgcccgagtctccccccgaccccccccccccccggggactctctgattctctgcttctcccccagtctccgtcaccctggatgtggaaacagcgcatgcgcagctcgaggtgtctgaggatcggaagagggtgagatggaccgagaccgagaggagtctccctgacaccgggaagaggtttacattctggccgtgtgtgctgggatcggaggggttcacatcggggagacattactgggaggtggaggtgggggggagtgagggctggagtctgggagtcgccgcagagtctgtggagaggaagggaggggtcatactgaccccggagactggagtctggagcatcgggcGGGAGGATGACAGGTTTGATGCCgatacctcccctccatcccctctccccgcccgtcccatccccgggagggtgggagtttatctcagttacgagtccgggacagtttcattttacgacgcggccaccaagtcccatctccacaccttcactgggaataaattcacggagaaactttatcctttcttcgcgaCTTGGGATGTAgacaagtggctgagaatctgctccggttccgctccgggtgtgtaaaagggtcgggtcccgggaccggcgtcgggagcggggctcaggggctgtggggcagaaacccggtggacaacaggtcggcgctgaacgactCCCATTgaatccccaaactgcaacacgacctcccatcTTCCATCATCAATagtctgactgacgaaggccaatgtgccaaaagcctttttgaccgccttatccacctgcgactcgaccttcgagGAACCATGCCCCtaaactcctaaatccctctgctctacaacactccccagaggactactgttcactgtgtgggtcctgcccttgttccacgtcacaaaatgcaacacctcattacaacatcgcgggctccagtctgcgacccgccggcgcgcacatcacccgctgtggctccgctcacgtttgtaactcttcacctttaacttgacgtttaataaagtctttaaaaaataacccgcgtttgagttctctccgcgtccccgcgtcacggtacagagatctcttcaaacagcagacacaaggatccgtggatactgggtttacaaaaggaaaaatacacacagagtgctggagtaactcagcgggtcaggcagcatctgtggagaacatggataggtgatgtttcacagagtgctggagtaacccagcggctcaggcagcatctgtggagaacatggatagttgacgtttcacagagtgctggagtaactcagcgggtcaggcagcatctgtggagaacatggataggtgacgtttcacagagtgctggagtaactcagcgggtcaggcagcatctgtggagaacatggataggtgacgtttcgggtcgggacgcatcttcagactgaaatgtgtggggtcttcactaaggaagatacaagcagatgttctagtggccagagatcctagagtgacagaggaactggaggaaatccacattaggcaggaaaaagttttgggtagactgatgggactgaaggctgataaatccccagggcctgatgtggacgcattagtgattattttccaatgttctatagatcctgtgga
The window above is part of the Rhinoraja longicauda isolate Sanriku21f chromosome 43, sRhiLon1.1, whole genome shotgun sequence genome. Proteins encoded here:
- the LOC144612241 gene encoding zinc-binding protein A33-like encodes the protein MAAKDQVESLAEELVCPICLEFFTDPVTLECGHNFCLSCITQSWDREGRNSCPECREEFTDRTLRVSRALARLAEKARTLSLNREIIPEKESKLHCEEHQEELKLFCETDKKLICVVCAAGREHKSHSFMQVKEAVENHKDQVKSSIQSLTKYKSEIQQMEQQQKEKISGVLEQSHNLQSKITSQFAELHQILTGKEQRVLADIREEEKKILNTMEKKLEEIEENLNSIEEDLLKLQQQMDQKDSVVFLKDEAGRKRRVSDEDKALTVADGALPIEKFDHHFLMNTLWRETSVIKRVSVTLDVETAHAQLEVSEDRKRVRWTETERSLPDTGKRFTFWPCVLGSEGFTSGRHYWEVEVGGSEGWSLGVAAESVERKGGVILTPETGVWSIGREDDRFDADTSPPSPLPARPIPGRVGVYLSYESGTVSFYDAATKSHLHTFTGNKFTEKLYPFFATWDVDKWLRICSGSAPGV